From Erigeron canadensis isolate Cc75 chromosome 8, C_canadensis_v1, whole genome shotgun sequence, one genomic window encodes:
- the LOC122610723 gene encoding homeobox-leucine zipper protein ROC8-like → MPMGSIYNYITETIREVVHLIKDLLWKNEKEDQLMIIDDDEELFLFDKPLAQLKKPITDEQLEEYLGRDEKLMRDFKLDLIGRVVTPLEEEETIHHSLAATSAVQELCILANDNNGILWTKSPIDGRDILDEQHYQQTFPGTNYSSSSSSWTEGSRASAVVNMKPMRLAHDLTTGNKWRELFPSIVLKEIAIRVLINGPSLDNPDGSLQLIYTELQATTPFIPKRRFAFLRTCKQIDQSTWVVADSPIEASGNAGYPSGCWIQGTTDGLSKVIWVEHLKIEERYRKHYNHLGHAGFAFGAERWVACLERSCERKSYEMQSIPGGTRLIIHPYLS, encoded by the exons ATGCCAATGGGCTCCATCTACAATTATATAACGGAGACTATTCGGGAAGTCGTCCACCTTATCAAGGACCTTCTCTGGAAG AATGAGAAAGAAGACCAATTGATGatcattgatgatgatgaagagctGTTCCTTTTTGATAAACCACTAGCACAACTGAAGAAACCAATTACAGATGAACAATTG GAAGAGTATCTTGGTAGAGATGAAAAACTTATGAGGGATTTCAAACTTGACTTGATTGGTCGTGTTGTTACTCCGTTGGAAGAGGAGGAGACGATCCACCATTCCCTCGCTGCCACCTCTGCTGTCCAAGAATTGTGCATCCTTGCTAACGACAACAATGGGATTCTATGGACTAAGTCTCCAATCGATGGCAGGGACATTCTTGACGAACAACATTATCAACAAACCTTCCCCGGGACAAATTATTCCAGCTCTTCTTCTTCATGGACTGAAGGGTCAAGGGCTTCTGCTGTTGTCAACATGAAACCAATGCGACTGGCACATGATCTCACCACTGGT aATAAATGGCGTGAACTATTTCCATCCATAGTGTTGAAAGAGATAGCAATCCGAGTTTTGATCAATGGACCATCCTTGGATAACCCAGATGGGTCTTTGCAGCTT ATATATACAGAGTTGCAAGCGACTACACCATTTATTCCCAAAAGGAGGTTTGCTTTTCTTAGAACTTGTAAACAAATTGATCAATCAACTTGGGTAGTCGCAGACTCTCCAATTGAAGCTTCTGGGAATGCTGGTTATCCATCCGGATGTTGGATACAAGGAACAACCGATGGATTATCCAAG GTCATATGGGTGGAGCATCTGAAAATTGAAGAAAGATACCGCAAGCACTACAATCATCTGGGCCATGCAGGCTTTGCATTTGGAGCTGAACGATGGGTCGCATGCCTTGAACGATCATGTGAAAGAAAATCTTATGAGATGCAGAGTATTCCTGGAGGTACACGCTTGATCATCCATCCATATTTATCATAA
- the LOC122611284 gene encoding DNA polymerase I B, chloroplastic/mitochondrial isoform X1 translates to MAFTTPTNSFKKPPSCYWFSHSCPGVSSASATNRSLWSSSKTTKPLYRWQVQIPHSTKGRFCNAAMVFRQFGFNSWSNMSTMSFDESQRYVNMTHYQSCADFRLLVDSNRGDSYARMVPRGTKDGVPGNTCITPFRRQDPPKPTWNQATRELKIMKEETSKKVSLAVPNVQYAGTIITESHKHETEVKGEYEKFQSEPSSQSSNGNFPSQKRLDSKQKFSEDTVVNGVHIKDLQFKSRLVGRREKSSIDTGSDLSESYNLPTDFNHQKDLESKSQLVGHPEKSVNNVNDFNETYIVPIDSKCTTNLQNRLKSIYDKVLVVDNISIAKEVVKKLTTQYRHLVHACDTEVASIDVKLETPVNHGEVICFSIYSGHEADFGNGKSCIWVDVLDGGGKHILDIFSPFFENPMIKKVWHNYSFDNHVIENYGLKLSGFHADTMHMARLWDSSRRMSGGYSLEALTSDVKGIMSGADLGPNEELIGKVSMKTIFGRRKLKKDGSEGKVVIIPPVEELQRFEREPWVCYSALDSISTLKLYERLKSKLSNREWKFNGVTKGTLFDFYEQYWRPFGELLVKMETNGMFVDRAYLKEIEKVAKVEQKIAADRFRNWASKLCPDAKFMNVGSDTQLRQLFFGGIINSKDPSQSWPLEKEFKVPNVDNIIEEGKKTATKFRKIKLSTICSGLETETYTASGWPSVSGAVLKTLAGKISMDYDIIDEEEENDDDLDSAELVDKKRETYTNNTDAAYGTAYAAFGGGYAGQEACHAIAALCEVCSIDSLISNFILPLQGSHISGRNGRIHCSLNINTETGRLSARRPNLQNQPALEKDRYKIRQAFIATPGNSLIVADYGQLELRILAHLANCKSMLDAFEAGGDFHSRTAMNMYPYIREAIDREEVLLEWHPQPGQETPPVPLLKDKYASERRKAKMLNFSIAYGKTPVGLARDWKVSVNEARETVARWYAGREEVLKWQEARKKEARTIGCVYTLLGRARTFPSTKTAGASHRGHIERAAINTPVQGSAADVAMCAMLEIAKNTRLKDLGWKLLLQVHDEVILEGPTESAEVAKAIVVECMSKPFDGKNILKVGLSVDAKFAESWYAAK, encoded by the exons ATGGCTTTCACAACACCTACTAATAGTTTCAAGAAACCCCCTTCTTGTTACTGGTTTAGTCATTCTTGCCCCGGGGTTTCTTCTGCTTCTGCTACTAACAGGTCTTTATGGAGCTCATCAAAAACTACTAAACCCCTTTATAG GTGGCAAGTTCAAATTCCCCATAGTACAAAAGGCCGTTTTTGCAATGCTGCCATGGTTTTTAGACAATTTGGATTTAACTCATGGTCAAATATGAGTACCATGTCTTTTGATGAAAGTCAAAGATATGTAAATATGACACATTATCAATCATGTGCTGACTTTAGGCTTCTTGTGGATTCAAACAGAGGTGATTCATATGCGCGAATGGTGCCACGTGGCACTAAAGATGGAGTCCCCGGAAATACATGCATTACTCCGTTTAGGAGACAAGACCCACCAAAGCCAACATGGAATCAAGCAACACGAGAGTTAAAAATTATGAAGGAGGAAACGTCCAAGAAAGTGAGCCTTGCAGTCCCTAATGTTCAGTATGCAGGAACTATCATAACTGAGTCTCATAAACATGAGACTGAAGTCAAAGGTGAGTATGAGAAGTTCCAAAGTGAACCCTCAAGTCAGTCATCTAATGGAAATTTTCCGAGTCAAAAACGGTTGGACTCAAAACAAAAGTTTTCAGAAGATACAGTTGTGAATGGTGTCCACATAAAGGATTTGCAATTTAAGAGTCGGTTAGTGGGAAGACGTGAGAAAAGCTCTATAGATACCGGTAGCGATCTGAGTGAATCATACAACCTACCTACGGATTTTAACCACCAAAAGGACTTAGAATCAAAGAGTCAGTTAGTGGGACATCCCGAGAAATCTGTGAATAATGTTAATGATTTCAATGAAACATACATTGTACCAATAGATTCTAAGTGCACAACTAATTTACAGAATAGGCTTAAGAGCATTTATGACAAGGTTCTTGTAGTTGATAACATCTCCATAGCCAAAGAAGTAGTGAAAAAACTCACGACTCAGTACCGCCATCTAGTCCATGCTTGTGATACCGAG GTGGCTTCCATTGATGTTAAACTAGAAACTCCAGTAAATCATGGAGAAGTTATATGCTTCAGCATTTACTCCGGGCATGAAGCGGATTTTGGAAACGGCAAATCTTGTATTTGGGTTGATGTTTTAGATGGTGGCGGCAAGCATATATTGGATATATTCTCACCTTTCTTTGAAAACCCCATGATTAAAAAG GTTTGGCATAACTATAGTTTTGATAACCATGTTATAGAGAATTATGGCCTGAAACTTTCTGGTTTTCATGCTGATACAATGCACATGGCTCGATTATGGGATTCTTCAAGACGTATGTCAGGTGGATATTCTCTAGAAGCGCTTACCAGTGATGTAAAAGGAATCATGTCAGGAGCTGATTTAGGTCCCAATGAAGAGTTAATTGGGAAAGTATcaatgaaaactatttttgggAGAAGAAAACTTAAAAAGGATGGTTCAGAGGGAAAGGTTGTCATTATTCCTCCTGTTGAAGAGCTTCAGAGGTTCGAACGAGAACCATGGGTTTGCTACTCGGCTTTGGATTCAATAAGCACTCTCAAGCTGTATGAAAGATTAAAAAGCAAATTATCGAATAGAGAGTGGAAGTTCAATGGAGTTACAAAAGGAACACTATTCGACTTTTATGAACAATATTGGCGCCCGTTTGGTGAGCTTTTGGTAAAAATGGAAACCAATGGGATGTTTGTTGATCGGGCCTATCTTAAAGAGATTGAGAAGGTTGCTAAAGTTGAACAAAAGATAGCTGCTGACAGATTCCGTAACTGGGCATCAAAATTGTGTCCAGATGCTAAATTCATGAATGTGGGAAGTGATACACAGTTACGCCAGCTCTTTTTTGGTGGCATTATAAATAG CAAAGATCCTAGTCAATCCTGGCCATTGGAGAAAGAGTTCAAAGTTCCTAATGTTGATAACATTATCGAAGAAGGCAAAAAAACTGCCACTAAGTTCCGTAAAATTAAACTAAGTACGATTTGTTCCGGTCTAGAAACTGAAACATACACTGCATCGGGGTGGCCTTCCGTTAGCGGAGCTGTTTTAAAGACTCTCGCTGGGAAGATATCAATGGATTATGATATTATAGATGAAGAGGAGGAAAACGATGATGATCTGGACAGTGCTGAGCTGGTAGATAAAAAGCGGGAAACTTACACGAACAATACAGACGCTGCTTATGGAACTGCTTATGCTGCCTTTGGAGGGGGATATGCAGGACAGGAGGCATGCCATGCCATTGCTGCTTTATGTGAAGTTTGCTCTATAGACTCTCTGATATCTAACTTCATCCTCCCTTTACAG GGCAGCCATATATCTGGCAGAAATGGGCGTATTCATTGTTCACTAAATATCAACACAGAAACAGGGCGTTTGTCAGCCAGGAGACCAAATCTGCAG aACCAGCCTGCTTTAGAAAAGGACAGATACAAGATCCGCCAGGCATTTATAGCAACACCAGGAAACTCTCTTATTGTTGCTGATTATGGGCAG TTGGAACTGCGGATTCTTGCACACCTAGCCAACTGTAAGAGCATGCTGGATGCTTTCGAAGCTGGTGGAGATTTCCATTCAAGAACTGCAATGAACATGTATCCTTACATCCGCGAGGCAATTGACAGAGAAGAGGTTCTTCTTGAGTGGCATCCTCAACCTGGTCAAGAAACTCCCCCTGTTCCTCTCCTGAAG GATAAGTATGCTTCTGAAAGAAGAAAAGCAAAGATGCTCAATTTTTCTATTGCATATGGGAAAACCCCGGTTGGGCTTGCACGTGATTGGAAG GTTTCAGTAAATGAAGCTAGAGAAACAGTTGCTCGATGGTATGCAGGTAGAGAAGAAGTTCTTAAGTGGCAAGAAGCACGTAAAAAGGAAGCTCGTACAATTGGATGTGTATATACATTGCTAGGACGTGCACGCACTTTCCCATCCACAAAAACTGCCGGTGCATCTCATAGAGGTCACATTGAACGTGCTGCCATCAATACTCCCGTCCAG GGTAGTGCTGCTGATGTTGCTATGTGTGCCATGTTAGAAATAGCTAAGAACACTCGTCTCAAAGATCTAGGGTGGAAACTGCTTTTACAG GTTCATGATGAAGTAATTTTGGAAGGGCCGACGGAGTCGGCAGAGGTTGCGAAAGCAATAGTTGTGGAATGCATGTCAAAACCCTTTGATGGCAAGAACATTCTTAAAGTTGGCCTATCGGTTGATGCGAAATTTGCTGAAAGTTGGTACGCTGCCAAGTAG
- the LOC122611284 gene encoding DNA polymerase I B, chloroplastic/mitochondrial isoform X2 — MAFTTPTNSFKKPPSCYWFSHSCPGVSSASATNRWQVQIPHSTKGRFCNAAMVFRQFGFNSWSNMSTMSFDESQRYVNMTHYQSCADFRLLVDSNRGDSYARMVPRGTKDGVPGNTCITPFRRQDPPKPTWNQATRELKIMKEETSKKVSLAVPNVQYAGTIITESHKHETEVKGEYEKFQSEPSSQSSNGNFPSQKRLDSKQKFSEDTVVNGVHIKDLQFKSRLVGRREKSSIDTGSDLSESYNLPTDFNHQKDLESKSQLVGHPEKSVNNVNDFNETYIVPIDSKCTTNLQNRLKSIYDKVLVVDNISIAKEVVKKLTTQYRHLVHACDTEVASIDVKLETPVNHGEVICFSIYSGHEADFGNGKSCIWVDVLDGGGKHILDIFSPFFENPMIKKVWHNYSFDNHVIENYGLKLSGFHADTMHMARLWDSSRRMSGGYSLEALTSDVKGIMSGADLGPNEELIGKVSMKTIFGRRKLKKDGSEGKVVIIPPVEELQRFEREPWVCYSALDSISTLKLYERLKSKLSNREWKFNGVTKGTLFDFYEQYWRPFGELLVKMETNGMFVDRAYLKEIEKVAKVEQKIAADRFRNWASKLCPDAKFMNVGSDTQLRQLFFGGIINSKDPSQSWPLEKEFKVPNVDNIIEEGKKTATKFRKIKLSTICSGLETETYTASGWPSVSGAVLKTLAGKISMDYDIIDEEEENDDDLDSAELVDKKRETYTNNTDAAYGTAYAAFGGGYAGQEACHAIAALCEVCSIDSLISNFILPLQGSHISGRNGRIHCSLNINTETGRLSARRPNLQNQPALEKDRYKIRQAFIATPGNSLIVADYGQLELRILAHLANCKSMLDAFEAGGDFHSRTAMNMYPYIREAIDREEVLLEWHPQPGQETPPVPLLKDKYASERRKAKMLNFSIAYGKTPVGLARDWKVSVNEARETVARWYAGREEVLKWQEARKKEARTIGCVYTLLGRARTFPSTKTAGASHRGHIERAAINTPVQGSAADVAMCAMLEIAKNTRLKDLGWKLLLQVHDEVILEGPTESAEVAKAIVVECMSKPFDGKNILKVGLSVDAKFAESWYAAK, encoded by the exons ATGGCTTTCACAACACCTACTAATAGTTTCAAGAAACCCCCTTCTTGTTACTGGTTTAGTCATTCTTGCCCCGGGGTTTCTTCTGCTTCTGCTACTAACAG GTGGCAAGTTCAAATTCCCCATAGTACAAAAGGCCGTTTTTGCAATGCTGCCATGGTTTTTAGACAATTTGGATTTAACTCATGGTCAAATATGAGTACCATGTCTTTTGATGAAAGTCAAAGATATGTAAATATGACACATTATCAATCATGTGCTGACTTTAGGCTTCTTGTGGATTCAAACAGAGGTGATTCATATGCGCGAATGGTGCCACGTGGCACTAAAGATGGAGTCCCCGGAAATACATGCATTACTCCGTTTAGGAGACAAGACCCACCAAAGCCAACATGGAATCAAGCAACACGAGAGTTAAAAATTATGAAGGAGGAAACGTCCAAGAAAGTGAGCCTTGCAGTCCCTAATGTTCAGTATGCAGGAACTATCATAACTGAGTCTCATAAACATGAGACTGAAGTCAAAGGTGAGTATGAGAAGTTCCAAAGTGAACCCTCAAGTCAGTCATCTAATGGAAATTTTCCGAGTCAAAAACGGTTGGACTCAAAACAAAAGTTTTCAGAAGATACAGTTGTGAATGGTGTCCACATAAAGGATTTGCAATTTAAGAGTCGGTTAGTGGGAAGACGTGAGAAAAGCTCTATAGATACCGGTAGCGATCTGAGTGAATCATACAACCTACCTACGGATTTTAACCACCAAAAGGACTTAGAATCAAAGAGTCAGTTAGTGGGACATCCCGAGAAATCTGTGAATAATGTTAATGATTTCAATGAAACATACATTGTACCAATAGATTCTAAGTGCACAACTAATTTACAGAATAGGCTTAAGAGCATTTATGACAAGGTTCTTGTAGTTGATAACATCTCCATAGCCAAAGAAGTAGTGAAAAAACTCACGACTCAGTACCGCCATCTAGTCCATGCTTGTGATACCGAG GTGGCTTCCATTGATGTTAAACTAGAAACTCCAGTAAATCATGGAGAAGTTATATGCTTCAGCATTTACTCCGGGCATGAAGCGGATTTTGGAAACGGCAAATCTTGTATTTGGGTTGATGTTTTAGATGGTGGCGGCAAGCATATATTGGATATATTCTCACCTTTCTTTGAAAACCCCATGATTAAAAAG GTTTGGCATAACTATAGTTTTGATAACCATGTTATAGAGAATTATGGCCTGAAACTTTCTGGTTTTCATGCTGATACAATGCACATGGCTCGATTATGGGATTCTTCAAGACGTATGTCAGGTGGATATTCTCTAGAAGCGCTTACCAGTGATGTAAAAGGAATCATGTCAGGAGCTGATTTAGGTCCCAATGAAGAGTTAATTGGGAAAGTATcaatgaaaactatttttgggAGAAGAAAACTTAAAAAGGATGGTTCAGAGGGAAAGGTTGTCATTATTCCTCCTGTTGAAGAGCTTCAGAGGTTCGAACGAGAACCATGGGTTTGCTACTCGGCTTTGGATTCAATAAGCACTCTCAAGCTGTATGAAAGATTAAAAAGCAAATTATCGAATAGAGAGTGGAAGTTCAATGGAGTTACAAAAGGAACACTATTCGACTTTTATGAACAATATTGGCGCCCGTTTGGTGAGCTTTTGGTAAAAATGGAAACCAATGGGATGTTTGTTGATCGGGCCTATCTTAAAGAGATTGAGAAGGTTGCTAAAGTTGAACAAAAGATAGCTGCTGACAGATTCCGTAACTGGGCATCAAAATTGTGTCCAGATGCTAAATTCATGAATGTGGGAAGTGATACACAGTTACGCCAGCTCTTTTTTGGTGGCATTATAAATAG CAAAGATCCTAGTCAATCCTGGCCATTGGAGAAAGAGTTCAAAGTTCCTAATGTTGATAACATTATCGAAGAAGGCAAAAAAACTGCCACTAAGTTCCGTAAAATTAAACTAAGTACGATTTGTTCCGGTCTAGAAACTGAAACATACACTGCATCGGGGTGGCCTTCCGTTAGCGGAGCTGTTTTAAAGACTCTCGCTGGGAAGATATCAATGGATTATGATATTATAGATGAAGAGGAGGAAAACGATGATGATCTGGACAGTGCTGAGCTGGTAGATAAAAAGCGGGAAACTTACACGAACAATACAGACGCTGCTTATGGAACTGCTTATGCTGCCTTTGGAGGGGGATATGCAGGACAGGAGGCATGCCATGCCATTGCTGCTTTATGTGAAGTTTGCTCTATAGACTCTCTGATATCTAACTTCATCCTCCCTTTACAG GGCAGCCATATATCTGGCAGAAATGGGCGTATTCATTGTTCACTAAATATCAACACAGAAACAGGGCGTTTGTCAGCCAGGAGACCAAATCTGCAG aACCAGCCTGCTTTAGAAAAGGACAGATACAAGATCCGCCAGGCATTTATAGCAACACCAGGAAACTCTCTTATTGTTGCTGATTATGGGCAG TTGGAACTGCGGATTCTTGCACACCTAGCCAACTGTAAGAGCATGCTGGATGCTTTCGAAGCTGGTGGAGATTTCCATTCAAGAACTGCAATGAACATGTATCCTTACATCCGCGAGGCAATTGACAGAGAAGAGGTTCTTCTTGAGTGGCATCCTCAACCTGGTCAAGAAACTCCCCCTGTTCCTCTCCTGAAG GATAAGTATGCTTCTGAAAGAAGAAAAGCAAAGATGCTCAATTTTTCTATTGCATATGGGAAAACCCCGGTTGGGCTTGCACGTGATTGGAAG GTTTCAGTAAATGAAGCTAGAGAAACAGTTGCTCGATGGTATGCAGGTAGAGAAGAAGTTCTTAAGTGGCAAGAAGCACGTAAAAAGGAAGCTCGTACAATTGGATGTGTATATACATTGCTAGGACGTGCACGCACTTTCCCATCCACAAAAACTGCCGGTGCATCTCATAGAGGTCACATTGAACGTGCTGCCATCAATACTCCCGTCCAG GGTAGTGCTGCTGATGTTGCTATGTGTGCCATGTTAGAAATAGCTAAGAACACTCGTCTCAAAGATCTAGGGTGGAAACTGCTTTTACAG GTTCATGATGAAGTAATTTTGGAAGGGCCGACGGAGTCGGCAGAGGTTGCGAAAGCAATAGTTGTGGAATGCATGTCAAAACCCTTTGATGGCAAGAACATTCTTAAAGTTGGCCTATCGGTTGATGCGAAATTTGCTGAAAGTTGGTACGCTGCCAAGTAG